One Palaemon carinicauda isolate YSFRI2023 chromosome 4, ASM3689809v2, whole genome shotgun sequence DNA segment encodes these proteins:
- the LOC137640259 gene encoding uncharacterized protein, whose translation MNNLKSEGAQEYDHVTSSVEDHYSKDMIAKVALFTDDDSVITDDVANKVIKKEIMTANESSGLSYDDIDIKAESPSEWDPLQVKEDEVFNHQNDWSMEMQQQQPQNLQTISDDVIMAKQFLLPQPAVNQISTGMIIYQHPVLLGAPIQVNTGDIGPNALQLSTNKSVPSSLSKDASVGSVCQSNISNKPVAASIPTAFVEQPTNLPCSCFVCGLHLSNPSDGFYYLKSHKLTNSQITLLELLSDVLNQIVASNTGTVNLCSRCSGLISETDSVYTRLNLLKKQICKLFIDKQQMKLTYQALPTPCNLRPVNMNPVPLVYHPPELNLNNLAATTCRLGSQPNEIQLRKPMTSESAISNPPVQVKKKRSRPRKVITSELAESNPPVQVKKKRSRQRKPSELAAKVKKKRGRPRKPFGCHVCKRKFCTKGMVLDHMMREHKHPEELGRVRSESDPGLRVEEDGKSEKINQENVQIKQQQDDYTGKIQSVSNSQSTDTYRRKFCTKKMVLNYKREHWHPEELRRVSRVTDPGIGEEKDGKSEKINQENLQIQQQQAYYKEKIQPVSNTHSTDTTKSVKDTTKSVKDSRIGHSTSSPNLVKQQKTGMDVAQQLLASMRPIQPKPQTVKRTEQDGSMVSLMSPPEKVGATSGYINQESGPNACGTKKKKKMHRKVTQDLRKQKRDEIKEKSECGGIDDGLLKLHYGSKSENYFRCEKVLSYNKF comes from the coding sequence ATGAATAATCTGAAGAGTGAGGGAGCTCAGGAGTATGACCATGTCACATCTAGTGTTGAGGATCACTACAGTAAAGATATGATTGCCAAAGTTGCTTTGTTCACTGATGATGACTCTGTAATAACTGATGATGTGGCTAACAAAGTCATTAAAAAGGAAATTATGACTGCGAATGAGAGTTCAGGGTTATCatatgatgatattgatattaaagcTGAGAGCCCTAGTGAATGGGACCCTCTGCAGGTCAAGGAAGATGAGGTATTCAATCATCAGAATGATTGGTCCATGGAAATGCAGCAGCAACAGCCACAGAATTTGCAAACTATATCTGATGATGTCATTATGGCTAAGCAATTCTTATTGCCACAACCGGCTGTGAATCAAATTTCAACAGGAATGATTATCTATCAACATCCTGTGCTTCTTGGAGCACCGATACAAGTAAACACTGGTGATATTGGGCCAAATGCATTGCAGTTAAGTACAAATAAATCTGTTCCTTCCAGTTTGTCAAAGGATGCCTCTGTTGGATCTGTATGTCAAAGTAACATATCAAATAAACCTGTTGCTGCCTCAATACCAACTGCTTTTGTTGAACAACCCACCAACTTGCCTTGCTCATGTTTTGTTTGTGGTCTTCATTTATCAAATCCCAGTGATGGGTTTTATTATTTGAAATCACATAAATTGACCAATTCACAAATTACATTGCTAGAATTACTGAGTGATGTGTTAAATCAGATTGTTGCTTCAAATACTGGAACTGTGAATTTGTGCTCAAGGTGTTCGGGACTGATCAGTGAAACTGATAGTGTTTACACTCGTCTGAACCTTTTAAAGAAGCAGATTTGCAAATTATTTATTGACAAACAACAGATGAAGTTGACATACCAAGCGTTACCTACTCCATGTAATTTAAGGCCAGTTAATATGAATCCAGTACCACTAGTGTATCACCCTCCTGAATTGAATTTGAATAATTTGGCAGCCACAACATGCAGACTTGGAAGCCAGCCCAATGAAATTCAATTAAGAAAGCCAATGACATCAGAATCAGCTATATCAAACCCCCCAGTGCAGGTTAAAAAGAAACGTAGTCGTCCACGAAAGGTAATAACATCAGAATTGGCTGAATCAAATCCCCCAGTGCAGGTTAAAAAGAAACGTAGTCGTCAACGAAAGCCATCCGAATTGGCTGCGAAGGTTAAAAAGAAACGAGGTCGTCCACGGAAGCCATTTGGTTGTCACGTATGCAAGCGTAAGTTCTGCACTAAAGGGATGGTGCTCGATCATATGATGAGAGAGCATAAGCATCCTGAAGAATTGGGACGTGTAAGAAGTGAATCAGATCCTGGGTTGAGAGTGGAGGAAGATGGGAAAAGTGAGAAGATTAACCAAGAAAATGTACAAATTAAACAACAGCAAGATGATTATACAGGGAAAATTCAATCTGTATCAAATTCTCAATCAACAGACACATACAGGCGTAAGTTCTGCACTAAAAAGATGGTGCTCAATTATAAGAGAGAGCATTGGCATCCTGAAGAATTGAGACGTGTAAGTAGAGTAACAGATCCTGGGATAGGAGAAGAGAAAGATGGGAAAAGTGAGAAGATTAACCAAGAAAATTTACAAATTCAACAACAGCAAGCTTATTATAAAGAGAAAATTCAACCTGTATCAAATACTCATTCAACAGACacaaccaaatctgtaaaagatacaaccaaatctgtaaaagattcTAGAATAGGCCATTCAACATCATCCCCAAACTTGGTAAAACAACAGAAGACAGGAATGGATGTTGCACAACAGTTGCTTGCATCCATGCGTCCCATACAGCCCAAGCCTCAGACAGTAAAACGGACAGAACAAGATGGTTCAATGGTATCGTTAATGAGTCCACCAGAAAAAGTCGGTGCAACTTCTGGATATATAAATCAAGAATCAGGTCCGAATGCCTGTGGtacgaagaaaaaaaagaagatgcaCAGAAAAGTTACCCAAGACCTTAGGAAGCAGAAACGAGATGAAATTAAAGAGAAAAGCGAGTGCGGAGGTATAGATGATGGCCTATTGAAATTACATTACGGCTCTAAGAGTGAGAATTATTTTCGCTGTGAGAAAGTGCTCTCATATAACAAATTCTGA